ATATTTCTTCCATTCAGGAAAGAGATCCGGTGAGTTATTGCATAGCTTGCAGTTTCTCCCTCATACAGCGAAGCTGAACGAATTGTTCTCCTGTTTGTATATACCCGCCTTCCAACATTCGTTTTGAAATTTGGAATTTATCAAGATGATGGAGTATGTACTTTTCCACACCTGATGATTGCTTTTTGGTGAAAGACAGGAAGTCAACCTTTCCATTTTCGTGAATAAATACTTTCGCTTTAATCGTACGGAGCCCCGAATCTTTGCAATGTTTGGCTTCTGCTTTATCTATCCAAAAGATAGCTGTAGCTTTTACGGTATCTACCATACAAGTTTCTGTATTATCAACGCTCATGTTTTCATCGATTGACTCATCGGAATTCTGATTCTGTTTCATTTGGCAGGAAACAGCCAGAATAATTACTAAACAGCAGGATAGAATTGTTTTCATCGTGTTCTAATTTTAAGGATATGCGACAAATTTACTAAAAAAACGATAAGATGGGAGCTTATTCCTATTTTATTTGCTATATTTGCAACCAAATTTTCTCTAAATAATGAAAATTAAGGAAATAGTAAGCGCCCTTGAACGATTCGCGCCTCTGCCATTGCAAGACGGTTTTGATAATGCCGGCCTGCAAATCGGATTGACAGATGCGGAAGCAACAGGGGCTTTGTTGTGTCTTGACGTTACTGAAGCTATCTTAGATGAAGCTATCGCGCTGGGGTATAACCTCGTCATATCGCATCATCCTTTGATATTTAAAGGTTATAAATCCATTACTGGCAAAGATTATGTGGAACGCTGTATGCTGAAAGCAATAAAAAATGATATTGTGATCTATTCAGCACACACTAATCTTGATAATGCACAGGGAGGGGTAAATTATAAGATAGCCGAAAAAATCGGATTGAAACATCTGAAAGTGCTTGAACCAAAAGAAAATAGCCTGATGAAGCTGGTGACTTTTGTCCCCATTGCTCAGGCGGATATTGTAAGGAACGCACTTTTTGCTGCCGGTTGCGGTAATATTGGTAACTATGATTCATGTAGTTACAATCTGGAAGGGGAAGGGACATTCCGTGCCAAAGAAGGAACACATCCTTTCTGTGGAGTGATTGGAGAACTCCATCGGGAAGGAGAGGTGAGAATTGAAACAATTCTTCCTGCATTCAAAAAGTCGGAAGTAGTCAGGGCACTATTGTCTGTTCATCCTTATGAGGAACCTGCATTCGACTTGTATCCGCTACAAAATGAGTGGGC
This sequence is a window from Bacteroides thetaiotaomicron VPI-5482. Protein-coding genes within it:
- a CDS encoding Nif3-like dinuclear metal center hexameric protein, which codes for MKIKEIVSALERFAPLPLQDGFDNAGLQIGLTDAEATGALLCLDVTEAILDEAIALGYNLVISHHPLIFKGYKSITGKDYVERCMLKAIKNDIVIYSAHTNLDNAQGGVNYKIAEKIGLKHLKVLEPKENSLMKLVTFVPIAQADIVRNALFAAGCGNIGNYDSCSYNLEGEGTFRAKEGTHPFCGVIGELHREGEVRIETILPAFKKSEVVRALLSVHPYEEPAFDLYPLQNEWAQAGSGIVGELEEPETEMEFLKRIKKTFEVECLRHNKLTGREIQTVALCGGAGAFLLPQAIRSGADVFITGEIKYHDYFGHEGDILMAEIGHYESEQYTKEIFYSIIRDLFPNFTLQLSKINTNPIKYL
- a CDS encoding DUF4891 domain-containing protein, which encodes MKTILSCCLVIILAVSCQMKQNQNSDESIDENMSVDNTETCMVDTVKATAIFWIDKAEAKHCKDSGLRTIKAKVFIHENGKVDFLSFTKKQSSGVEKYILHHLDKFQISKRMLEGGYIQTGEQFVQLRCMREKLQAMQ